Proteins encoded within one genomic window of Misgurnus anguillicaudatus chromosome 18, ASM2758022v2, whole genome shotgun sequence:
- the pnrc1 gene encoding proline-rich nuclear receptor coactivator 1, whose product MLGDAFGHRVESSVGNIAVNVNISKAVILRKRGRNLRSKDNKATANISKTSYKPTITQDETKPANNKQSKTESGDRGSPSGRLSLNLNNHRRHGRQRNTPTGEYIKKVNVCSELSSDTNKTYAGAKFSEPPSPSVLPKPPSHWVGEHVHRHAPAQPGCSKEQMSVYLKGLLKLHVKS is encoded by the exons ATGCTCGGCGATGCGTTTGGACATCGCGTTGAATCAAGCGTGGGTAATATAGCAGTCAATGTAAACATATCTAAAGCCGTGATCCTGAGGAAAAGAGGAAGAAACCTTCGCAGTAAAGACAACAAAGCCACTGCAAACATCAGCAAAACCAGTTATAAACCTACAATTACCCAAGACGAGACTAAACCAGCCAACAATAAACAG TCAAAAACAGAAAGTGGTGACAGAGGAAGCCCGTCTGGTCGGCTGTCCTTGAACCTTAACAATCATAGACGACACGGCAGGCAAAGAAACACGCCTACAGGCGAATACATCAAGAAGGTGAACGTTTGTTCTGAGCTCTCATCGGACACAAACAAGACATATGCTGGAGCCAAATTTAGCGAGCCGCCCTCGCCCAGCGTCCTCCCCAAACCGCCCAGCCATTGGGTGGGAGAGCACGTTCATCGGCATGCACCTGCGCAGCCCGGCTGCAGCAAAGAGCAAATGTCAGTGTACCTGAAAGGTTTGTTAAAGCTCCATGTGAAATCATAA